One Streptomyces sp. L2 genomic window carries:
- a CDS encoding Uma2 family endonuclease, whose protein sequence is MTALPDWMRPPREEGWFAEDLDRLPEAPRHTELIDGALVFMMSPQRWWHGHVVTMLTVALMEQAPGDVRVGREMTVKLDERNRPEPDLLLTTADYDGDRTWFTPDEVRLVIEVVSPESAHRDRTIKLRKYAEAGIPHYWCVEDESGAPVVHVYELDEPTRAYAPAGIFRDTLKRPVPFEINLDLDKLVPQRND, encoded by the coding sequence ATGACCGCACTGCCCGACTGGATGCGCCCGCCGCGCGAGGAAGGCTGGTTCGCGGAGGACCTGGACCGCCTCCCCGAGGCACCCCGCCACACCGAGCTGATCGACGGAGCGCTTGTCTTCATGATGTCGCCGCAGAGGTGGTGGCACGGCCACGTCGTCACCATGCTCACCGTAGCCCTGATGGAGCAGGCGCCCGGCGATGTCCGGGTCGGCCGCGAGATGACCGTGAAGCTCGACGAACGAAACCGGCCCGAACCGGATCTGCTGTTGACGACGGCCGACTACGACGGCGACCGCACGTGGTTCACACCGGACGAGGTGCGGCTCGTGATCGAGGTCGTCTCCCCGGAGTCCGCGCACCGGGACCGCACGATCAAGCTCCGCAAGTACGCGGAGGCAGGCATCCCGCATTACTGGTGCGTCGAGGACGAGAGCGGCGCCCCCGTCGTCCACGTCTACGAACTCGACGAACCGACCCGCGCCTACGCGCCCGCCGGCATCTTCCGAGACACCCTGAAGCGCCCTGTGCCGTTCGAGATCAACCTCGACCTCGACAAGCTCGTCCCACAGCGGAACGACTAG
- a CDS encoding ThiF family adenylyltransferase, with protein sequence MTVHAMRRPRIKPEHRAYRTVDGHLRIGSVVYGIGAEVTDPDGWVWTLVEAMDGTRGTEDVVAEVSRRHPELRLPAPDIVQAMTDLTLAGYVEDAGAEPPAELTERERERYSRGMTLLRWMDLRPRESPWEPQLRLRRARVLLVGVGGTGGAAARDLVASGVGLVHCVEPDVVELSNLNRQTLFREDDLGTPKVDAALAALRALNSDTTVTGERREVRRPEDLEHLLAGGTTAGSGGGASYDVLLLAADRPPAIRRWANQVCLVSGTPWAEAGYRGPLVSVGVFAPGRGACWECLRSAEIERRDLRLAPGQDEDAASPRMPWNPVNAVTAGLSGSLLAHAALTLLCGIPPVEPGYRSGLNLMVPGDPVLQRSPRRPDCPACGPRPAVSAGPGDPP encoded by the coding sequence ATGACGGTGCACGCGATGCGGCGGCCCCGGATCAAACCGGAACACCGGGCCTACCGGACGGTCGACGGCCACCTCAGGATCGGCAGCGTCGTCTACGGCATCGGCGCCGAGGTCACCGACCCCGACGGCTGGGTGTGGACGCTGGTCGAGGCCATGGACGGCACCCGCGGCACCGAGGACGTCGTCGCCGAGGTGTCCCGCCGCCACCCCGAACTGCGGCTGCCCGCCCCCGACATCGTCCAGGCGATGACCGACCTGACCCTCGCCGGATACGTGGAGGACGCCGGTGCCGAGCCGCCGGCGGAACTGACCGAGCGGGAACGCGAGCGGTACAGCAGGGGCATGACCCTGCTGCGCTGGATGGATCTCCGGCCGCGGGAGAGCCCCTGGGAGCCGCAACTGCGGCTGCGCCGGGCCCGGGTGCTGCTGGTCGGCGTCGGCGGCACCGGCGGGGCCGCCGCACGCGACCTGGTGGCCTCCGGAGTGGGGCTGGTGCACTGCGTCGAACCGGACGTCGTCGAACTGTCCAACCTCAACCGGCAGACTCTCTTCCGCGAGGACGACCTGGGTACGCCCAAGGTCGACGCCGCGCTGGCCGCGTTGCGCGCACTCAACTCGGACACCACCGTCACCGGCGAGCGGCGCGAGGTGCGCCGGCCGGAAGACCTCGAACACCTGCTGGCGGGCGGTACGACCGCCGGGTCCGGCGGCGGAGCGTCGTACGACGTGCTGCTGCTGGCCGCCGACCGGCCCCCCGCTATCCGCAGATGGGCCAACCAGGTCTGCCTCGTCTCCGGCACGCCGTGGGCCGAGGCCGGCTACCGCGGCCCGCTCGTGAGCGTCGGGGTGTTCGCGCCCGGCCGGGGCGCGTGCTGGGAGTGTCTGCGCAGCGCCGAGATCGAGCGCCGCGACCTGCGGCTCGCCCCCGGCCAGGACGAGGACGCCGCCTCGCCCCGCATGCCGTGGAACCCGGTCAACGCCGTCACCGCGGGCCTGTCCGGCAGCCTGCTGGCCCACGCCGCGCTCACCCTGCTGTGCGGCATCCCGCCGGTCGAGCCCGGCTACCGGTCCGGGCTCAACCTCATGGTGCCCGGCGACCCGGTCCTGCAGCGCTCGCCCCGGCGCCCCGACTGCCCCGCCTGCGGACCGCGACCGGCGGTGAGCGCAGGACCGGGGGACCCGCCGTGA
- a CDS encoding MFS transporter, whose translation MRLSGLPAGGGRLAAAALVQSLGIGLFMASSMAFFTRQVGLSANQVGAGLAGAGAVALAVSLYGGELADRYGARRVLAELYAARAVCCVVYAFVTSFWQFLAVTLFAVCVDRAAPPVLQALVAGSVPDQRDRTRVLAVVNVVRNVGLGAGAMAAGAALVSDTLLAYQLTLSAIGLAFLGGAALVLRVTEAERPAVRAKPAWALPDRGYLALTGLNFLLMFFDTLLLVAMPVWVLEHTNAPRITVSVLFTLNTALVVVLQIPVSRFADGLRRTSRLMAGAGAVLAVAGLCFAAAGGAGGWVAVGWLGAAVVALSLGEVMANSAGWELSIALAPAEVRGRYLAVFNLGLSAERVLGPIVVTGLLLSAGTAGWIGAAAVFLLAGVTGERVALGTGTREAAEPVEA comes from the coding sequence ATGCGGCTCAGCGGTCTTCCCGCGGGCGGCGGCCGCCTCGCCGCGGCCGCCCTGGTCCAGTCCCTCGGCATCGGCCTCTTCATGGCGTCCTCCATGGCGTTCTTCACCCGCCAGGTCGGACTGTCCGCGAACCAGGTCGGCGCGGGCCTGGCCGGCGCGGGGGCCGTGGCGCTCGCCGTGTCCCTGTACGGCGGTGAACTCGCCGACCGGTACGGGGCGCGGCGCGTGCTGGCCGAGCTGTACGCGGCCCGCGCGGTGTGCTGCGTGGTCTACGCGTTCGTCACGTCGTTCTGGCAGTTCCTGGCCGTCACCCTGTTCGCGGTGTGCGTGGACCGGGCCGCCCCTCCGGTGCTGCAGGCGCTGGTCGCCGGGTCGGTCCCCGACCAGCGGGACCGGACCCGGGTGCTGGCGGTGGTCAACGTGGTGCGCAACGTCGGGCTCGGCGCCGGTGCCATGGCCGCGGGGGCCGCGCTGGTCAGCGACACGCTGCTGGCCTACCAGCTCACCCTGTCGGCCATCGGCCTCGCCTTCCTCGGCGGTGCCGCGCTGGTGCTGCGGGTGACGGAGGCGGAGCGTCCCGCGGTGCGCGCGAAGCCCGCCTGGGCGCTGCCCGACCGGGGCTATCTCGCGCTGACCGGGCTGAACTTCCTGCTGATGTTCTTCGACACCCTGCTGCTCGTGGCCATGCCGGTGTGGGTGCTGGAGCACACGAACGCGCCCCGCATCACGGTGTCCGTGCTGTTCACGCTGAACACCGCGCTCGTCGTCGTCCTGCAGATCCCGGTCAGCCGGTTCGCCGACGGACTGCGCCGCACCAGCCGGCTGATGGCCGGCGCCGGGGCGGTGCTCGCCGTGGCGGGCCTGTGCTTCGCGGCGGCGGGCGGCGCGGGCGGCTGGGTCGCGGTGGGCTGGCTGGGCGCGGCCGTCGTCGCGCTGTCGCTGGGTGAGGTCATGGCCAACTCGGCGGGCTGGGAGCTGTCCATCGCCCTCGCGCCGGCCGAGGTGCGCGGCCGCTACCTGGCGGTGTTCAACCTCGGCCTGTCCGCCGAGCGGGTCCTCGGCCCGATCGTGGTCACCGGGCTGCTGCTGAGCGCGGGCACGGCCGGCTGGATCGGCGCCGCGGCGGTCTTCCTGCTGGCGGGCGTGACCGGCGAACGGGTCGCACTCGGCACGGGCACACGGGAGGCGGCGGAACCGGTGGAGGCATGA
- the ectB gene encoding diaminobutyrate--2-oxoglutarate transaminase, which produces MTVTDPAPAAAPAVFDELESAVRTYCRRFPAVFTRASGHLMWDEQGREYVDFLSGAGALNYGHNPAGAKAALVEYLLADGPAHGLDLHTSAKARFLERFREVVLAPRGLDYRVQFTGPTGTNAVEAAFKTARRVTGRTDIVAFTGGFHGLSLGALAASATAFKRGAAGVPLGHVTRMPYEGYFGPDTDTVDHLTRLLDDPGSGVDKPAAVIVETVQGEGGLAVASPGWLRRLAEAVRARDILLIVDDIQAGCGRTGTFFSFEDAGIVPDLVCLSKSVSGYGMPMALTLIRPDLDRLGPGEHSGTFRGNNLAFVTAAACLEHWADPEFTARLRAHATVLDGLLTELAARHPELGCAPRGRGLIRGLAFTDDTTADRVSRAAFERGLLVETSGARGQVLKLMPPLVTGEEDLRHGVRILAGALESVSAQSPQEERQ; this is translated from the coding sequence ATGACCGTCACCGATCCGGCGCCCGCCGCCGCCCCGGCTGTCTTCGACGAATTGGAGTCCGCCGTACGGACGTACTGCCGGCGCTTCCCGGCCGTCTTCACCCGCGCCTCGGGCCATCTGATGTGGGACGAACAGGGCCGCGAATACGTCGACTTCCTGTCCGGCGCCGGCGCCCTGAACTACGGCCACAACCCGGCCGGGGCGAAGGCCGCCCTCGTCGAGTACCTGCTCGCCGACGGCCCCGCGCACGGCCTGGACCTGCACACCTCGGCCAAGGCCCGGTTCCTGGAGCGGTTCCGGGAGGTGGTCCTCGCCCCCCGCGGGCTCGACTACCGCGTCCAGTTCACCGGCCCGACCGGCACCAACGCCGTCGAGGCCGCCTTCAAGACGGCCCGCCGGGTCACCGGCCGCACCGACATCGTCGCCTTCACCGGCGGCTTCCACGGGCTCTCCCTCGGCGCGCTCGCCGCCTCCGCGACCGCCTTCAAGCGCGGCGCGGCCGGCGTGCCGCTCGGCCATGTCACGCGCATGCCGTACGAGGGCTACTTCGGCCCGGACACCGACACCGTGGACCACCTCACCCGGCTCCTGGACGACCCGGGCAGCGGCGTCGACAAGCCGGCCGCCGTGATCGTGGAGACCGTGCAGGGCGAGGGCGGGCTGGCCGTGGCGAGCCCCGGCTGGCTGCGCCGGCTCGCCGAGGCCGTCCGGGCGCGGGACATCCTGCTGATCGTCGACGACATCCAGGCGGGCTGCGGCCGTACCGGCACCTTCTTCAGCTTCGAGGACGCCGGCATCGTGCCCGACCTGGTCTGCCTGTCCAAGTCGGTCAGCGGCTACGGGATGCCGATGGCGCTCACCCTGATCCGCCCCGACCTGGACCGGCTCGGCCCCGGCGAGCACAGCGGCACCTTCCGCGGCAACAACCTGGCCTTCGTCACCGCCGCCGCCTGCCTGGAGCACTGGGCCGACCCGGAGTTCACGGCCCGGCTCCGCGCACACGCCACGGTCCTGGACGGCCTCCTCACCGAACTGGCCGCCCGGCACCCGGAACTGGGCTGTGCGCCGCGCGGCCGGGGCCTGATCCGCGGGCTCGCCTTCACCGACGACACCACAGCCGACCGGGTGTCCCGGGCCGCGTTCGAGCGGGGGCTGCTGGTGGAGACCTCCGGCGCCCGCGGCCAGGTCCTGAAACTCATGCCGCCCCTCGTCACCGGTGAGGAGGATCTGCGCCACGGCGTCCGCATCCTCGCCGGCGCCCTCGAATCGGTCTCGGCACAGTCCCCCCAGGAGGAACGACAGTGA
- a CDS encoding diiron oxygenase, which yields MTVLHEHTGDRVDAGQEYGHIDEAVLRRIADSWPRRATIRTDLDRISEPEEYDEALPDYPVRLLPFAEHPLFLAAGPEQRQRVLTMAWLVYNERVIAAEEHVANPTFAMIMHGTFPGADGVHLKRAVQQTHVDEVWHTYMHMVAMQRTREVRAVTSEPSYPHTVTYRRLLEADARATERWERDLLKLVWTTVSEISVNAYLELLSRDETVQPLHALVPRLHARDESAHSSVMVEVAKALYLHLNEEQRRAFTAYLPKALLAFVEQDFEVWPGVLRHAGIERADEIVADCRARSGNGLLVRDFSGIRRIVREMELEDLVDFDFGSD from the coding sequence GTGACCGTTCTGCACGAGCACACCGGCGACCGCGTCGACGCCGGGCAGGAGTACGGCCACATCGATGAGGCCGTGCTGCGCCGGATCGCGGACTCCTGGCCGCGCCGCGCGACCATCCGCACCGACCTCGACCGCATCTCCGAGCCCGAGGAGTACGACGAGGCGCTCCCCGACTACCCGGTACGGCTGCTGCCGTTCGCCGAGCACCCGCTGTTCCTCGCGGCCGGCCCGGAGCAGCGGCAGCGGGTGCTGACGATGGCCTGGCTCGTCTACAACGAGCGGGTCATCGCCGCCGAGGAGCACGTCGCCAACCCCACCTTCGCCATGATCATGCACGGCACGTTCCCGGGCGCCGACGGCGTCCACCTGAAACGGGCCGTGCAGCAGACCCATGTCGACGAGGTCTGGCACACGTACATGCACATGGTCGCCATGCAGCGCACCCGCGAGGTCCGGGCGGTGACCTCCGAGCCGTCGTACCCGCACACGGTCACCTACCGCCGGCTGCTGGAGGCCGACGCGCGCGCGACCGAGCGGTGGGAGCGCGACCTGCTCAAACTCGTGTGGACGACCGTCTCCGAGATCAGCGTCAACGCCTACCTGGAGCTGCTCTCCCGCGACGAGACCGTCCAGCCGCTGCACGCCCTCGTCCCCCGGCTGCACGCCCGCGACGAGTCCGCGCACTCCTCGGTCATGGTGGAGGTCGCCAAGGCGCTGTACCTCCACCTCAACGAGGAGCAGCGCCGGGCGTTCACCGCGTACCTGCCGAAGGCGCTGCTCGCCTTCGTGGAGCAGGACTTCGAGGTGTGGCCCGGTGTCCTGCGGCACGCGGGCATCGAGCGGGCGGACGAGATCGTCGCCGACTGCCGCGCCCGGAGCGGCAACGGCCTGCTGGTCCGCGACTTCTCCGGCATCCGGCGGATCGTCCGCGAGATGGAGCTGGAGGACCTCGTGGACTTCGACTTCGGATCGGACTGA
- a CDS encoding pyridoxamine 5'-phosphate oxidase family protein, producing MGKLYEVLTPALRAFLAEAPVFFVATAPLAADGRVNVSPKGGMDTLTVLDDTTVAYLDLIGSGAETIAHLRENRRITLMFCSFTARPKTLRLYGEGRCVFPGAPEWDALIGRFGPHPIPRSIVVVSLDRITDSCGFTVPEMTLVRERDLQDKWGERKTPPQLESYMREKNSHSIDGLPARPHQESAPIT from the coding sequence ATGGGCAAGCTGTACGAGGTGCTGACACCCGCGCTGCGGGCCTTCCTCGCCGAGGCGCCGGTGTTCTTCGTGGCCACGGCACCGCTCGCCGCCGACGGCAGGGTCAACGTCTCACCCAAGGGCGGCATGGACACCCTGACCGTGCTCGACGACACCACGGTCGCCTACCTCGACCTCATCGGCTCGGGCGCGGAGACCATCGCCCACCTGAGGGAGAACCGGCGCATCACCCTGATGTTCTGCTCCTTCACCGCCCGCCCCAAGACGCTCCGGCTCTACGGCGAGGGCCGCTGCGTCTTCCCCGGCGCCCCCGAATGGGACGCGCTCATCGGCCGCTTCGGCCCGCACCCCATCCCCCGCTCGATCGTCGTGGTCTCCCTCGACCGCATCACCGACTCCTGCGGCTTCACGGTCCCGGAGATGACCCTGGTCCGCGAACGCGACCTCCAGGACAAGTGGGGTGAGCGCAAGACCCCGCCCCAACTGGAGTCGTACATGCGCGAGAAGAACTCCCACAGCATCGACGGCCTGCCGGCCCGCCCGCACCAGGAGTCGGCCCCGATCACCTGA
- a CDS encoding ATP-grasp domain-containing protein, translating into MTGTRRIAIIGGTPAALRKARAAGFEVVWVHHPRELPVGGLAEVSEALLTDYREPAAVAELLRAVHARRPVERVVSMIEDGLETAATATDALGLPGTGTAVVGLLQDKLAFRSLLNARSVDPTAARIGHGEEDLRTFVETYGPTVVKPRYGSGSIGVRVVHGPDEVPEVASWAAGFGLHTFLMEEYLRGPEISVEAFSYAGRHVVLAHTAKETLDSLVEIAHVQPAALTPELTAAVDDLVVRMLDAVGLRDGPSHTEVKLTPDGPRLVESHNRRGGDRIADLAGEVYGIDIDALAWLWYAGRTEPVAPGEPRCGAAVRFLTAEPGVVEAVTGADAVRADPHVVDLQISVGPGDTVHPIAWSYDRSGLVIVRGADADDARERAAKLADAVVIRTTPHEGPPPARSIAAVAPRPDRLLGPSEVSG; encoded by the coding sequence ATGACCGGCACCAGGCGCATCGCGATCATCGGCGGCACTCCGGCCGCCCTGCGCAAGGCCCGCGCGGCGGGCTTCGAGGTGGTCTGGGTCCACCATCCCCGGGAACTGCCCGTCGGCGGCCTCGCCGAGGTGTCCGAGGCGCTGCTGACGGACTACAGGGAGCCGGCCGCCGTAGCCGAACTCCTGCGCGCGGTCCACGCCCGGCGCCCCGTCGAGCGGGTCGTGTCGATGATCGAGGACGGTCTGGAGACGGCCGCCACGGCGACCGACGCGCTCGGCCTGCCCGGCACCGGCACCGCCGTCGTCGGGCTCCTCCAGGACAAGCTCGCCTTCCGGTCCCTGCTGAACGCACGGTCCGTGGACCCGACGGCCGCCCGGATCGGCCACGGCGAGGAGGACCTGCGCACGTTCGTGGAGACGTACGGCCCCACGGTAGTCAAGCCGCGCTACGGCTCCGGAAGCATCGGCGTCCGCGTGGTGCACGGACCGGACGAAGTACCCGAAGTGGCCTCCTGGGCGGCCGGGTTCGGGCTGCACACCTTCCTGATGGAGGAGTACCTGCGGGGCCCGGAGATCAGCGTGGAGGCGTTCTCCTACGCCGGGCGCCACGTCGTCCTCGCGCACACCGCCAAGGAGACGCTCGACTCGCTGGTCGAGATCGCGCACGTCCAGCCCGCCGCCCTGACCCCGGAACTCACCGCGGCCGTAGACGATCTCGTCGTCCGCATGCTCGACGCGGTCGGCCTGCGGGACGGCCCGTCCCACACGGAGGTCAAGCTGACCCCGGACGGCCCCCGGCTCGTGGAGTCGCACAACCGGCGCGGCGGAGACCGCATCGCCGACCTCGCGGGCGAGGTGTACGGCATCGACATCGACGCGCTGGCCTGGCTCTGGTACGCGGGCCGGACCGAGCCGGTGGCCCCCGGTGAACCCCGGTGCGGTGCCGCGGTGCGCTTCCTGACCGCCGAGCCGGGCGTCGTCGAGGCCGTGACCGGGGCCGACGCCGTGCGCGCCGACCCGCACGTGGTCGACCTGCAGATCTCGGTGGGCCCCGGCGACACGGTGCACCCCATCGCCTGGTCCTACGACCGCTCGGGCCTCGTCATCGTGCGGGGTGCGGACGCCGACGACGCCCGGGAGCGGGCCGCCAAGCTGGCCGACGCGGTCGTGATCCGCACCACCCCGCACGAGGGGCCGCCGCCCGCCCGGTCCATCGCGGCGGTGGCGCCGCGCCCGGACCGGCTGCTCGGGCCGTCGGAGGTGAGCGGCTGA
- a CDS encoding M14 family zinc carboxypeptidase, whose translation MDRYPTVAEVTDAARRLVSRFPGTGRLRRIGTSRAGRPLLMLSVGHGPRHILVVARPHSDEPVGGATALALASFLAQGATGPRPSPGSLRRHPSSATDLTRVTWDIVLCLDPDGAALSEGIEEATALPTLERYYGTAFRPVAAEQPEWAPIEGRQLPETQALFDIIEEFHPILQCSLHSVDAGGTWIQSTRHLPGLAAPFETSADRLGIPVQHGTYDALYWENPSPGIHVLPPPAGIARLAAGSENIARSTWCAPQRYGGSTVIVEVPLWATDRAADPSPHPDPAPALRGLSARVRDTGAQVTAVFDKARDFLPPARDDARVRVLEWMADDLYDLVADSWHPLTHQPPAPHNVTTAQISALDVVARRQPLRAAGLLLRLLRTATDPAAPTLHHTLNALFTTWCTDFHDSLHLHWVPVSHQVRHQTRTVLAAAESALAGHETGTSTTTLPPARKSDRP comes from the coding sequence GTGGACCGCTATCCCACGGTCGCGGAGGTCACCGACGCGGCGCGGCGGCTGGTCTCCCGGTTCCCCGGAACCGGCCGCCTGCGCCGCATCGGAACGTCCCGCGCCGGCCGTCCGCTCCTGATGCTGTCCGTGGGACACGGGCCCCGCCACATCCTGGTGGTCGCCCGGCCGCACTCCGACGAGCCGGTGGGCGGCGCGACGGCACTCGCCCTGGCGTCATTCCTGGCACAAGGCGCCACAGGGCCTCGGCCCTCCCCTGGTTCCCTCCGGCGTCATCCCTCCTCCGCGACCGACCTGACCCGAGTCACCTGGGACATCGTCCTGTGCCTGGACCCGGACGGCGCCGCACTGAGCGAGGGGATAGAGGAGGCGACGGCCCTCCCCACCCTGGAGCGCTACTACGGCACCGCGTTCCGCCCGGTCGCGGCGGAGCAGCCGGAGTGGGCGCCGATCGAGGGGCGTCAACTTCCGGAAACCCAGGCCCTGTTCGACATCATCGAGGAATTCCACCCGATCCTCCAGTGCTCGCTGCACAGCGTCGACGCGGGCGGCACCTGGATCCAGTCGACCCGCCACCTCCCCGGACTCGCCGCCCCCTTCGAGACCTCCGCCGACCGCCTGGGCATCCCGGTCCAGCACGGCACCTACGACGCCCTGTACTGGGAGAACCCCAGCCCCGGCATCCACGTCCTGCCCCCACCGGCCGGCATCGCCCGGCTGGCGGCCGGCTCCGAGAACATCGCCCGGTCCACCTGGTGCGCGCCGCAGAGGTACGGCGGCAGCACCGTGATCGTCGAAGTACCCCTGTGGGCGACGGACCGGGCCGCCGACCCGTCCCCCCACCCTGACCCGGCCCCCGCGCTGCGCGGCCTGTCGGCCCGGGTCAGGGACACCGGAGCACAGGTGACGGCCGTCTTCGACAAGGCACGCGACTTCCTGCCACCGGCCCGGGACGACGCACGCGTCCGGGTACTGGAGTGGATGGCCGACGACCTCTACGACCTCGTCGCCGACTCCTGGCACCCCCTGACCCACCAACCCCCCGCCCCGCACAACGTGACAACGGCCCAGATCTCCGCCCTGGACGTCGTGGCCCGCCGCCAGCCCCTCCGCGCGGCAGGCCTCCTCCTACGACTCCTGCGCACAGCGACCGACCCCGCGGCCCCCACCCTCCACCACACCCTGAACGCCCTCTTCACCACCTGGTGCACCGACTTCCACGACTCCCTCCACCTCCACTGGGTCCCGGTGTCCCACCAGGTCCGGCACCAGACCCGTACGGTGCTGGCGGCGGCGGAGAGCGCACTGGCCGGGCACGAAACCGGGACGTCAACCACAACGCTCCCACCTGCGAGGAAGAGCGATCGCCCTTGA
- a CDS encoding 3-methyl-2-oxobutanoate hydroxymethyltransferase: protein MTADLTAPPVVGALAPYLRRYTSPAQLGLKINAYRGYEIEGLAEALAVPDLADSPVECVMVGDSYFMTHLGRPGTVMSGAAERDWALTTMAGLVDEVRDALDRHFTPDRVPFLLADLPDGATASPAAARQAAARFRAAGADAVKIEVAGDSELACVEAVAATGLPVLAHLGYTPQLTALTRHGDAVDDALGLFAEARRARDAGACGLVVEMVSEPVNQALSRPHPAGLPLYSVFSGRARWGGQSLNLWDAVVRPARPGRYFPPTPVLDAADVPAAYTPGLIADRMRELVRLTLAGWFPLSPRTALGAQQAARIADTDPWSVS from the coding sequence GTGACCGCCGACCTGACCGCGCCGCCCGTCGTCGGCGCGCTCGCGCCCTACCTGCGGCGCTACACCTCACCGGCCCAGCTCGGCCTGAAGATCAACGCCTACCGCGGCTACGAGATCGAGGGCCTGGCCGAGGCCCTGGCCGTCCCCGACCTGGCCGACAGCCCCGTCGAGTGCGTGATGGTGGGCGACTCGTACTTCATGACCCACCTGGGCCGGCCCGGGACCGTCATGTCCGGCGCGGCGGAACGCGACTGGGCGCTCACGACGATGGCCGGCCTGGTCGACGAGGTGCGCGACGCCCTGGACCGGCACTTCACGCCGGACCGGGTCCCGTTCCTGCTCGCCGACCTGCCCGACGGCGCCACCGCGAGCCCGGCCGCCGCCCGGCAGGCCGCGGCCCGGTTCCGCGCCGCGGGCGCCGACGCCGTGAAGATCGAGGTGGCGGGCGACTCCGAACTGGCGTGCGTCGAGGCCGTCGCCGCGACCGGCCTGCCCGTCCTCGCCCACCTCGGCTACACCCCCCAGCTCACCGCGCTGACCCGGCACGGCGACGCCGTCGACGACGCCCTCGGCCTGTTCGCCGAGGCCCGCCGGGCGCGGGACGCGGGGGCCTGCGGGCTGGTCGTGGAGATGGTCAGCGAGCCGGTCAACCAGGCGCTCAGCCGCCCGCACCCGGCCGGGCTGCCGCTGTACTCCGTGTTCAGCGGCCGGGCCCGCTGGGGCGGGCAGAGCCTCAACCTGTGGGACGCGGTGGTGCGCCCCGCCCGGCCCGGCCGCTACTTCCCGCCGACGCCCGTCCTGGACGCGGCCGACGTGCCCGCCGCCTACACCCCCGGCCTCATCGCCGACCGGATGCGGGAACTGGTCCGGCTCACCCTCGCGGGCTGGTTCCCGCTCTCCCCGCGTACCGCGCTGGGCGCCCAGCAGGCCGCGCGGATCGCCGACACCGATCCCTGGAGCGTGTCATGA
- a CDS encoding NAD(P)-dependent oxidoreductase, translating to MRVGFAGLGAMGGGMCRRLADRGFEVTVYDIDADVLRRAAEHPGVTAAADVPGLAAPVVVTMLPDGAAVRRVADALLPALEPGALILDTGSSAPADTLELARVAAKSGTAVVDAPVSGSPAAARSGELTLMAAGDEEALDRAEPVLSALGRIHRVGPSGAGHALKALNNLLSAVNLAAVAEVMLAGRAFGLEPAVMLEVINASTGRNHASRTKLPDHVLPGTFDSGFALRLMLKDIRIAAGLQAEAGGPAPFGTACRELWERAEADLPQGADNVEVVRWLEQAAGRELRG from the coding sequence ATGCGGGTGGGTTTCGCCGGACTCGGGGCCATGGGCGGCGGGATGTGCCGCCGGCTGGCCGACCGCGGATTCGAGGTGACCGTCTACGACATCGACGCCGACGTCCTGCGCCGGGCGGCGGAGCATCCCGGCGTCACCGCGGCGGCGGACGTGCCGGGGCTGGCCGCACCGGTCGTCGTCACGATGCTGCCGGACGGCGCCGCCGTACGACGGGTGGCCGACGCCCTGCTGCCCGCCCTGGAGCCCGGCGCGCTGATCCTGGACACCGGTTCCTCGGCCCCGGCCGACACCCTCGAACTCGCGCGCGTCGCCGCGAAGTCGGGCACGGCGGTGGTGGACGCCCCGGTCTCCGGGAGCCCCGCCGCCGCCCGCTCCGGCGAGCTGACGCTGATGGCCGCCGGGGACGAGGAGGCCCTCGACCGCGCCGAACCCGTGCTGTCCGCCCTCGGCCGGATCCACCGGGTCGGCCCCTCGGGCGCCGGGCACGCGCTGAAGGCGCTGAACAACCTGCTGTCGGCGGTGAACCTGGCCGCCGTAGCCGAAGTCATGCTCGCGGGACGGGCGTTCGGCCTGGAGCCCGCGGTCATGCTGGAGGTGATCAACGCCTCCACCGGCCGCAACCACGCCTCCCGGACCAAGCTGCCCGACCACGTGCTGCCGGGCACCTTCGACTCGGGGTTCGCGCTGCGCCTGATGCTGAAGGACATCCGCATCGCCGCCGGACTGCAGGCGGAGGCGGGCGGTCCCGCCCCCTTCGGCACCGCCTGCCGGGAGCTGTGGGAGCGGGCGGAGGCGGACCTTCCGCAGGGGGCCGACAACGTCGAGGTCGTGCGCTGGCTGGAACAGGCCGCGGGACGGGAGCTGCGGGGATGA